Proteins from one Impatiens glandulifera chromosome 2, dImpGla2.1, whole genome shotgun sequence genomic window:
- the LOC124924825 gene encoding secreted RxLR effector protein 161-like, protein MDSVHKLGNNNDDTPTDKGRYQLLVGRHLYLSHTRPDIGFVVSVVSQFMNRPSEDHMNAVFRILRYLKSSPGKGLLFTSKAHKSIRVFTDADWAGDITDKKSTSGYCSFIWGNLITWRSKKQFVVAWSSAEAEYRSLALRICEEIWIMSHP, encoded by the coding sequence ATGGATTCAGTCCACAAACTTGGAAATAACAACGACGATACCCCAACCGACAAAGGAAGATACCAGCTACTCGTTGGGCGACACTTGTACTTATCTCACACTCGTCCCGACATTGGCTTCGTAGTGAGCGTTGTTAGCCAATTCATGAATCGTCCCTCTGAAGATCATATGAACGCAGTTTTCAGAATTCTAAGGTACCTAAAAAGTTCTCCGGGAAAAGGCCTTTTATTCACAAGTAAAGCCCACAAGTCAATTCGTGTGTTCACCGATGCCGATTGGGCTGGGGACATTACTGACAAAAAATCCACCTCTGGATATTGTTCATTTATATGGGGCAACCTCATCACATGGAGAAGCAAGAAACAATTTGTTGTCGCTTGGAGTAGTGCCGAAGCTGAGTATCGTTCTCTTGCACTTAGAATTTGTGAAGAAATTTGGATAATGTCGCATCCTTGA